The Verrucomicrobium spinosum DSM 4136 = JCM 18804 genome includes a region encoding these proteins:
- a CDS encoding SAM-dependent methyltransferase, with translation MSPVDSAANSALTPAATSQPWLVRISEVFAPVAEQVLARFGANTHTRLGADFYSIKTATPEAIRQSPASVLARWNIPLEHSWPCHPAKMEGFVEKAAQTLVKKFGPRSPQQLLIGQLNPGSPDPYYKSLASNLRGRALQLFPAMRAKSVEDQDSQAPTLFCLVGKEGLFCGISTPQSANGFYAGGSLYVAKDTPDTISRAGAKIAEALHYLKLYRPPLPAGSHWLELGACPGGMTSELLVREFRVTALDRSPLDRRLFQNPALVFHQMDVAEFRPARDDRYDAILDDMNGEPEESIRQVIRLSRQLRRKGIIVFTLKLPKVETVDAPLQLRDEIVAKADAAGLKLFAQTHLTYNRHELTLFFEKAAE, from the coding sequence ATGTCTCCTGTTGATTCCGCTGCCAACTCCGCTCTCACTCCTGCCGCCACCTCACAACCGTGGCTGGTGCGGATTTCAGAAGTGTTTGCCCCCGTGGCAGAGCAGGTCCTGGCGCGTTTCGGAGCCAACACCCACACCCGGCTGGGCGCAGATTTCTACTCCATCAAGACCGCCACGCCTGAGGCGATCCGGCAGAGTCCTGCATCCGTGCTCGCCCGCTGGAACATTCCGCTGGAACACTCCTGGCCCTGCCACCCTGCCAAGATGGAAGGGTTCGTGGAAAAGGCGGCCCAGACTCTCGTCAAGAAATTCGGGCCCCGCAGCCCCCAGCAGTTGCTCATCGGCCAGCTCAACCCCGGTTCTCCTGATCCCTACTACAAGAGTCTGGCCTCGAACCTCCGCGGTCGCGCCCTCCAGCTTTTCCCGGCGATGAGAGCGAAGAGCGTGGAGGATCAGGACAGCCAGGCCCCCACTCTTTTCTGCCTGGTGGGCAAGGAGGGGCTCTTCTGCGGCATCTCCACCCCGCAATCTGCGAACGGCTTTTATGCCGGCGGCAGCCTCTATGTCGCCAAGGACACCCCGGACACCATCAGCCGGGCCGGAGCCAAGATCGCCGAGGCCCTGCACTATCTGAAGCTATACCGCCCCCCGCTCCCTGCTGGCAGCCACTGGCTCGAACTCGGGGCTTGCCCTGGCGGGATGACCTCCGAACTGCTCGTACGTGAGTTTCGCGTGACAGCGCTGGACCGCTCCCCTCTGGACCGGCGTTTGTTTCAGAATCCCGCATTGGTATTCCACCAGATGGACGTGGCCGAGTTCCGCCCTGCCCGAGATGACCGCTACGACGCCATCCTCGATGACATGAACGGTGAGCCTGAGGAATCCATCAGGCAGGTCATTCGCCTCTCCCGCCAGCTCCGCAGGAAGGGCATCATCGTCTTCACCCTCAAGCTGCCCAAAGTCGAGACCGTGGACGCTCCGCTCCAGTTGCGGGACGAAATCGTCGCCAAGGCGGACGCCGCCGGGCTGAAGCTCTTTGCCCAGACCCACCTCACCTACAACCGGCACGAGTTGACCCTGTTTTTTGAGAAAGCGGCTGAATGA
- a CDS encoding trypsin-like peptidase domain-containing protein, whose protein sequence is MLRCLALAVLLALPISLGSCASSGHSRELTNKEAQTFLKHVQIWVMSPKQGRVSILRPPAGAEVDASLAVPISSDGYLLATAHGIPAHGVVLTLRDGENRPVYISLLDGRGPAEFQVLIAGNDVAGAAASTRTMAVKLKEKRLRVVKRFYASDLVLLKAPFRTPSYVKVLSSVPVPDEPVYFPSNPVLGEANALVLCPLDRVAITSVSSWFIAVEHAARQGYSGTPMMNQDGELIALGVKSSLSSKHPVLWGSGISKETLDEAMAADRRHSRG, encoded by the coding sequence ATGTTGCGATGCTTAGCCCTTGCGGTACTCCTGGCACTGCCAATCTCTTTGGGAAGTTGTGCGTCCTCCGGCCACTCGCGGGAACTCACCAATAAGGAAGCGCAGACCTTCCTCAAGCATGTGCAGATCTGGGTGATGTCTCCCAAGCAAGGGCGGGTCTCCATCCTGCGCCCCCCTGCGGGAGCGGAAGTGGATGCTTCACTGGCGGTACCGATCAGCAGCGATGGGTATCTGCTGGCGACGGCCCACGGGATACCTGCCCACGGGGTGGTGCTGACACTTCGCGATGGGGAAAACCGGCCTGTGTACATTTCTCTTCTGGATGGCAGGGGGCCTGCCGAATTTCAGGTGCTGATCGCGGGTAATGACGTGGCCGGGGCAGCGGCGTCAACGCGTACCATGGCGGTGAAGCTCAAGGAAAAACGTCTGCGGGTGGTGAAGCGATTCTACGCCAGCGACCTCGTCCTGTTGAAGGCGCCGTTTAGGACTCCCTCGTATGTGAAGGTTCTTTCATCGGTCCCGGTGCCGGATGAGCCGGTGTATTTTCCCTCGAACCCCGTGCTGGGAGAGGCCAATGCTCTCGTTCTTTGCCCACTGGACCGCGTGGCCATCACAAGTGTCAGCTCCTGGTTTATTGCCGTGGAGCATGCCGCCCGCCAAGGCTACAGCGGCACGCCGATGATGAATCAGGATGGGGAGCTGATTGCGCTGGGGGTGAAGAGCTCGCTTTCCAGCAAACATCCGGTGCTATGGGGTTCCGGGATCTCGAAAGAGACGCTGGATGAAGCGATGGCGGCTGACCGGCGTCATTCGCGGGGGTGA